The stretch of DNA AGGTGCCGCGCACCGGCATGCAGCCGCACCTGGACACCGGTGAACTGCTGACCGTCCTGCCGCAGTTCACGGCACCGGCGATGGGGATTTCAATCCTGTATGCGCGACAACGGCACTTGCCGCTGCGGGTGCGAGTGTTCATGGATTGGTTGGGCGAGGTGATTCGCTCAACGCTCTGACTCACGCCACCGATCAACTGTAGGAGTGAGCCTGCTCGCGATGGCGTCCTGTCAGTCGATGCAGAATTTACTGATGTACCGCTATCGCGAGCAGGCTCACTCCTACAAGGGAACCCGTGTTGTTCAGAAGATCTGGGTGAACAGCCAATAGAGGCTGCCCGACAGCAGAATCGCCGCCGGCAGCGTCAGCACCCACGCCATCAGCAGATTGCGGATGGTCTTCATCTGCAAGCCGCCGCCATTGGCGACCATGGTCCCGGCCACACCCGATGACAGCACGTGGGTGGTCGACACAGGCAAGCCGAACATGTCCGCCGCGCCGATGGTCAGCATCGCCACGGTTTCCGCCGAGGCGCCCTGGGCGTAGGTCAGGTGGGTCTTGCCGATCTTCTCGCCCACCGTCACCACAATCCGTTTCCAGCCAACCATGGTGCCCAGTCCCAGAGCGATGGCCACGGCGATCTTCACCCACAACGGAATGAACCGCGTGGCGTTGTCGATCTGTTGCTTGAACAGTTGCAGTTTGTCAGTGGTGTCGGCGTCGAAGTTGCCGACCTTGTTCTTGTCCATCAGGCGAATGCTTTCGCTGGCCAGGTACATGTCGTTACGCACGTTGCCCATGGCCTCGGCTGGGACTTTCGACAGCGAGCCGTAGCCTTTGACTTCCTCGCCAATGTGTCCGGTGAGGGCGGCGAGGGCGGGGATCAGTTGCGGGGTGGCTTGCTTGCTGCGCACGTAATCGGAGAGCACCGGACGCGGATCGGCCGGGGCCGGCAGCGGCGCACTTTTTACCAGCGCTTGCTGAGTGACTTCGGCCACGGCGGCAAACTGCAATGCCTGGTCGGCCGGCATAGTGCGGTTCAACGCGTAGGCCATCGGCAGGGTGCCGACCAGAATCAGCATGATCAGGCCCATGCCTTTCTGCCCGTCGTTGGAGCCGTGGGCGAAGGACACACCGGTGCAGGTGGCGATCAGCAAACCACGGATCCACCACGGTGGCGGGGTGTTGCCTTCCGGTGCCTTGTACAGCGAGCGATTCTTCACGAACGCACGCAGGGCCAGCAGCAACAGCGCCGCGAAGCCGAAACCCACCAGCGGCGACAGCAGCAACGCGTAACCAATCTTGGTCGCCTGCGCCCAGTCCACACCGCTGGTGCCGTCGCGCCCGTGCATCAAGGCATTGGCCACGCCGACGCCGATGATCGAGCCGATCAGGGTGTGCGACGACGAGGCCGGCAGGCCCAGCCACCAGGTGCCAAGGTTCCACAGGATCGCCGCGATCAGCAGGGCGAAGATCATCGCGAAACCGGCGGACGAACCGACCTGCAGAATCAGTTCCACCGGCAGCAGCGCGATGATGCCGAACGCCACCGCGCCACTGGACAGCAGCACTCCGAGG from Pseudomonas sp. P8_229 encodes:
- a CDS encoding inorganic phosphate transporter — its product is MATPSLTARQASAPSGRPALDKKTGPFTYVIFFAVLAMGMLFTAYSLMHDMHELGTVVTTWTPFLLLGVALLIALGFEFVNGFHDTANAVATVIYTHSLPPNVAVVWSGFFNFLGVLLSSGAVAFGIIALLPVELILQVGSSAGFAMIFALLIAAILWNLGTWWLGLPASSSHTLIGSIIGVGVANALMHGRDGTSGVDWAQATKIGYALLLSPLVGFGFAALLLLALRAFVKNRSLYKAPEGNTPPPWWIRGLLIATCTGVSFAHGSNDGQKGMGLIMLILVGTLPMAYALNRTMPADQALQFAAVAEVTQQALVKSAPLPAPADPRPVLSDYVRSKQATPQLIPALAALTGHIGEEVKGYGSLSKVPAEAMGNVRNDMYLASESIRLMDKNKVGNFDADTTDKLQLFKQQIDNATRFIPLWVKIAVAIALGLGTMVGWKRIVVTVGEKIGKTHLTYAQGASAETVAMLTIGAADMFGLPVSTTHVLSSGVAGTMVANGGGLQMKTIRNLLMAWVLTLPAAILLSGSLYWLFTQIF